The region ttcccaccggtcccagatgaacgtaagtggccgcccgtatcgcttactccttttaagctgttaccggatagagaattgcgtcgcaaaccaaatggtcgaccttgctcgactagaatgcgtaacaatatggatatccgagaaacagccagtcaacagaagttgtgcagatggtgtaggaatccaggccatacaagtcggtcatgcccaaatcgcaatagttgaacgtTATTGTAAACaactttgtattatttatatttttttgaaatcaaaaattggtacaaatattcaaaatatttacgtattttattttaaatctatttcattaaaaatattaaagtaaattacaatcactttattcaaaactattttgtattttattaaatgaataataCGCCAAGTGTTTAacatattgccttatttaaaagaatttctattattaagaatattaactattttgtattttattaaatgaaataatatcaaaatattcaaaataaactattttctattttattaaatgaaataatatcaaaatattcaaaataaactattttgtattttattacattaaataatatcaaattatttaaaataaactattttgtattttattacatcaaataatatcaaaatattcaaaataaactattttgtattttattatatcaaataatatcaaaatattcaaaataaactattttgtattttattacattaatataaactattttgtacaaatatattaaaataaaaatcaatatccGTGCCTGtcggattcagtgccacatggcagttgtcgacggttacgcgctagATTCATTCTTTGTCCAGCTTCCGAcgggggttgtggttgctccggcGGGGATTCTGGTTCATCCGGTAGGGGATTTGGTTGTCGGTGTTGGGACGATGAGCTaccttgatagaatagtgaatGTGGAGGCGTTTGTATCGCCAATGGCGAAGGTGTTTGAGACCTATACGGTGATGGGGTTTGGTAAAAAAAAGAGCTTTTCGACGGCCCCTCTTGTAATCCCTACTGCGACGATGGCCTCTACATCAGCGGTCCACTCAGCGTAATCGAAAATGGAGATGAACTGGGCCATTGACTCCAACTTGCCATGGgactagaaaaaggaaacatataagggttaagatacataaaagggctaggatatgcacctggcatcatctgaaaaggctgtGCCGTGGGTGTCGTCAATTGAACTACTGGGTCGGGTGGCTGTGTCGGTGCTGTTGCTGGGCCTGATGAAGTTATGGGCGTTGATGATGGGCCGAGTGAATTTATGGGCCTCGTTGATGGGCCTGCGTCGTCGTcccttcttggatttaaagggtcACATCGTTCCATTTGGACACGCaattgccgctgcctctcctctggcgagagtaaatatggcttcccatggatcctaaaccatggcatgtattccggcacgcACGCTAACTCTGGAATGATGATCGGTTCCCAAATAGGTATATAgtcataccgatcttcccacatttggatgtAGTGTGACCAAAATCTCGGTCAATCTGTATGCAATTGTCGTAGGTCGATTTTGTGATGATCATCCAACACATCAGGTGCCACGGGAATCGATTGTCGGAATCCAAATTACTGTAATACTCTGTTCGACTGGTGTATCTCCACAGTCGCAAAGTTGACCAATGAGACTTTTACATGCCAACCGTTTCGATTTTGGAAGTACTCATCCAGAATTACTGCCCAAATTGTCGGAttctcgtatggtgtccattcaaactatatgaCCATGATGAAAATATTAGTTatgtactaaatactaaataccaatcgactatcTCATTatgaaaatatctattttatttaatatttacttgtGCTTCCAaccgttggtccaatagaagcaatatatcttcaagagaggtagtaatcgagcataacttgccgaatggttccacctaattaaataattttttagcattagattatattttaaatctacgtaataattgtaaaatctaatataaaatttacctcgttataagTGGGAATGTATACGACTGGTCCActtgaggacgtaaaaatggaaagcgaaaccatgcccatgactgcagtagtgacaagCAACCTCTGATTTTCGCTTTATTCGGTCGCATCGTcccgcacatctcccggtacaatgttgccaacacggcagaccccaGCTAAATTCACCAGGTACAaaaaaatcaacgagtttcagcagccatcttagatgcaCGAGGTTCCGTGACAAGTCTGGCattagataacctccaattatctgaagaatgtatgcccgagcatattggattctttctatttcggttgaatcatcatccggatccgggaatgtgtctcgtaaccagcctaTCTCGATTCGACCTCCATTAATAttctccggaatagcgcccaaCAGCTCATAGCATACCGCTCCCCAATCACCAGATTGAACAGACCCGGTGACTGCGTACCCGTCCACTGGCAACCCCAATTGCAAATTGACATCTTTCAAAGTGATaatgcactctccacatggaagatgaaatgtgtgcgtctagggtctccacctctcaatcaacgcactgataagtttcgagtccaacttgcatccccagcctaccgtcgccacgtgccaaaaacccgcttcccgcgggtaattctctaccaacggtgatggaggaccatgcatattgCGGATATAACattgcaatatccgatctacagacttttataacaaataataaaataataattatttaaaattgcataaataaaaaaatcttaaataatatttaaaaattaaatttagcaCTTACCATTTTCGTTTGTTCCACGGATATATGCTTGTCATCAAGACGAATCAATTCCCCTGCCATTGCTAAATTggtacaaatttttacgatttaaaaaaaattaaaaaaaaattaaaactattttaaaaataattaaaaatttgaagctcttttaaatagaaattttagagGAATTTGAAaggaatttgagagaatattagagagaaattgagagaaatGATTTAGTTGTGAAAAGAAATGAACGTggggggttttatagtttttttttaccgttggggggttCACCAACGGTTAAAAAAGTAGTCGTTGTTATTGTTCACGCGCGGGCAAACGCGTCCCCAAAGGAGCCTTACGTGGCAACAAAACGCGCCATTGAGGGAGCGATTTCCCTCCACGTAAGCAAAGCGCGCCCTCAGGGACGCGATTTTCTGCCacatcccctgacatcgcgctgacgtggacgcgctttcgGGGAAAAAGGgctattccggtaaataataaaataccgggtccatttcggtaaatttaaaaaaaaagagctttTTATGGTATTTTGCCCCAAGAAATTTGTTCTTTTTTGGGTATTTCTCTtggccttttttatttttattgttttttttattgtattaattaaataaagttataaattacaaaattaaaatatattaaatcacCTACAAGgcattaataaaataatgaaaggaataAAGAGAGATACATCCACCTTCCaactttttttccatttcttttttatCCATTGAACTAAAATGGGTCTTAAAGTGGGTTTAGATGGATGATGCGTTTAACTACAGTTAGTATAAAAACAGCGATAATGTtaagattaaatattataataataatgtaacatgagataaaaagtaaactaaacgtaTCCTaccacccatccaaacccaccattACTCTTTTTATCTATGACGTTGAAAATGGAATACAAATATATGCCTTAAAAAAAAGCCacctttgttttaaaataaaaaaagccaCCAAGATAGTGGTGAATTTATTATTTTGGTCCCTATATTCTGcttaaatttagtatttaattaatttaatttaatttaatttgaactcaatttgaattaatTAAGAGACTATAATTAAGAAAATCCACACATTTACATAAAGTGGGGCTTAAAATTTCAAGGCCTCAACTTGCCATTAAGCCATATaagtaatattattaattattttgattaaaatattaatatagattaaaaaaaaatcctttctAACCAATGTTTCCTACTAACATCGATTTGTTTTAATATACTGTTTTGAGTTTTacaatgtttttaaattatttttctataactttatatgcaaatataaatttttaatgattataaaaaataaaaatttaaaatcttaaaatcttAAACCAGCCATATGAGTCAATATACATATAAGATTAATTTTGTATTAGTTTAATACTAGAACAGTATGTATTTATCAATATCGATACGGTACTCATAACCATGATTCTAACTTATCATGTTGGCAtaattataattgaaaaaaaaatttttaagaaaaaatcacgtttgaaatttaactattgtgttatttatttgaaattaatgttataaaagtagaaaaatcaaatatgctaaattataatataagaacTAAATACTAAATCTGGACATAATAAAAGGACCAAAACTGAATTTTGACAGATTTAGTCAACGAATAACCTCCGAATCTTTCTGCGAATCTACCGATACATATTTCCCGCGCCACAATTCATGGACGGTCCAAAGACAATGTCGAAGAAGTTTGGACATTTTCGTAGCTCATTTTACTTTCTCCTCTTTCCAAATACCCTTATTGAAACCACCCGACAACATCGGGGAAAAGAAATTCCGACCGGATCCGTTCCGTTGCCTTGTCGACGAACATGTCTGGTTCCTTCCGTTGTTCGATTTCTCTATCTCCATTGCATTCTAATGAGTTCCCAAGAATTCCAGTTACGAAACCCCACATTCATGTCCCTGTTCCAAAGCCAATGACGGTCGCACTTTCTAAGGTTGTTTCACCACTGAGAGTGGCGGCGCCGGGAGTAATGATTGAGGCGGTGGGCTTGGAAGTGGACCGAGTAACGGAAGCGGAGCTGAAGGAGAATGGGTTTAGGAGCACCCGTAAGACCAAGATCGTCTGCACAATCGGGCCTCGCACGTGCGAGTTCGAAGAGATTGAGGCTTTGGCCGTCGGAGGAATGAATGTGGCGCGTGTGAATATGTGTCACGGAACCCGCGAGTGGCACCGGGATGTGATCCGGCGGGTGAGACAATTGAATGAAGAGAAAGGGTTTGCCGTTGCGGTTATGATGGATACCGAAGGTAGTGAGATCCATATGGATGATCTAAACGACGTCGAATCGACCAAAGccaatgtaaaattaattaagCCGGTTTAATTATCTTTGGAATTTGTTTCTGTATTCAATTTGATCGTTTTTTCATAGGATGGCCAAATATGGACTTTTACTGTGCGAGCAGTTGATCAACCATCACGCCCAGAACGTACCATTACTGTTAATTATGATGGCTTTGCTGAAGGTACATTTCTTCTAAGCTCTACAAATGAATTAACCAATATTTAGTATTAATCCCCATTAAGCAAACTTTCGAATTTGACCTTTGTAGATGAACAAGCGGTTTTGTGAGAGCTTTAACTCTTGTTTAGGAATTTGATCTAGCACGAATGTAGGACTTGAAATGTATTAAAATTGTCCTTTAGTTTCACTACTGTCTGCTTAAATCCACCCCACAATTTTGTTTAATATGTGAAGAACTAAACTACAATGCTttggttttcttttattaaaCATAACAGATGTGAAAGTTGGTGATGAGCTGCTTGTTGATGGAGGAATGGTGACGTTCGTGGTGATCGAGAAGATCGGTCCGGACGTAATCTGTCGGTGTACTGATCCAGGGTTGTTATTGCCTCGTGCTAATCTTACTTTTTGGAGAAACGGGAGTCTAGTTCGAGAGCGCAATGCCATGCTTCCGACCATATCTTCCAAGGTTTGCTACTTTGGTCAAACTCATTCTGGGAGAAATTTTTGAAATGCCGTTGGGGGACCGACGGACCCTTCAATAGTAGAGGTATTACGCTCGAGGTGTCTATATTCGATTTTATCTCCGGATTTTGTCTCTTGATTCCATAAAGAACCCTTGACGAGTTTATGGAATTGGAACACCTTACACACCAAAAAAATGTGAGCATTTAGTCTTAATGAATTAGAATCCATGCCCTTATATAGTATTAGTGGGTAAAAGTGGTAGCACTTGAGCTAGGGTTCGAATTCCACCAAGACTAAATGCTCATGTTTCTTTGGTGAGTGAGACGCTCCATTTTGTGAACTCGTCGAGGGTTCTTCGCGGAGTCGAGAGATATAATCTGGGGATAACATTGAGCATAAACGCACTGGGCACAATACCTCCACCATTGAGGGATCAATTGACTCCCCAAActacatttcaaatacttctcTTAGAGCATGTCTGGCCTCCCTCGACATACTTTAAGAACAAAGTGGTTTCATGCATATGTAGAGCTTTGAAAAAAAGttcatataaaatgttcaaatgaTTATGTTTGTTGCAGGATTGGCTGGATATTGATTTTGGTATTGAAGAAGGTGTTGATTTCATTGCAGTGTCATTTGTGAAGTCTGCTGAAGTTATTAAGACTTTAAAGAGTTATATAATCGACCGATCGCCCGGAAGGTAAATCGATTGCTTTCAATGTACCTTCATGTAGCTGTAATGTGTACTAATGATTTGGTTTTGCCAGCCAAATCGGTATCATTGCCAAGATAGAGAGTATCGATTCTCTGAAAAATTTGGAAGAGATAATTCAGGTATCGGACGGAACTATGGTAGCTAGGGGAGATCTAGGTGCACAAATACCATTGGAACAGGTCCCGTCGGTTCAACATGAGGTGATTCAGCTATGCAGGCAACTAAATAAGCCTGTCATCGTTGCTTCCCAGCTGCTTGAATCGATGATCGAATATCCTATACCAACAAGAGCTGAAGTTGCCGACGTTTCCGAAGCAGTAGGACAACAAGCAGATGCTTTAATGCTTTCTAGTGAATCAGCTATGGGACAATACCCTGAGAAAGCATTAGCTGTACTAAGAAGTGTTAGTTTGAGAATCGAAAAGTGCAGAAGGGAGGAAAAACACTGGGATGTAACTGATCTTCACATCGTTTCATCGTCCAAACTCGATGAGATTTCCGAGGAAATATGTAATACAACTTCAAGAATGGGTGAGTTGTCTTAACGTTACCAACTGAGCTAATACTTGATTAAATTTCTAACTTGTTTTCAACTTTCAGCCAACAAACTCAAAGCGGATGCCATATTTGTTTATACAAAAACTGGACAGACAGCATCACTTCTTTCCCGAAACCGACCCGACTGTCCAATCTTTGCGTTCGCACCATCGACATCTATTCAAAGGTGTCTGAACCTGAAATGGGGATTGATACCTTTCCGTCTCGATTTCTCGGACGACATGGAGAGTAATCTAAACCGAACATTCTCCTTGCTTAAAGCAAGAGCGATGATCAAGTCCGGTGACCTTATCATTGTTGTCTCCGATGTTATGCAATCCATTCAAGCAATCAAGGTTCCGTAGAGTGGAAATTATGCTTTAGTTTTGATTGGTTTTATgcaattttcttaaatttatattatattgtaGACAATATATAGTATAAATTCATTATTGATTAGGAATTTATTGAGATGCCTTGGTTGCTTTGAACTGCCCAATTCAACATGGTGAAAAATCACTCTCACCCTGTAAGAAGGAAGTACCCCAAATGCTCGTTCTTTTTGTAGAACACAATTTTATTGGTGCTattgaatttgattgatttagCTTTGTTATGGTTGTATGAGTTAAAAATAACAAAGACGACATTTGTGTGTATTTTTATATCGACTATTCTGATATTTTTTTTCCACAACTCTTAAGTGCAATGTTACGGGGAATTCAAGGGCAAGAAAATCGGTTCAAATCGATTAAATCGACAGaaaagaaataatttaatcaattttagtttttagtaaatttagaaaatcaattaaaacatttcggtttcgaaatttaaaattgaattattcaacttaatagattttaaaaatatctattaaatttatatattttaaaagctaaattagccactaaaattttattgtatttttattttgatcattcgactatgaaaattttcaatttaatcactaaactatttgaattgtttttttaGTCACTATGTTGTTAAGTTTGAAACGATTGAATGTCATGGTCATTTATTTCTCAGATAAGCTACATGAATAGTCACTCAATAATGAGACTGTTTCTgctttggtcacccaactataaaatttttcaatttagtcaataAGGTTatcgaaattaaattttttagtcaCCATGTTGTTAAGTTGATATCTAAAGTTTGACACCTAATAACAAATTGTACctttcaatatttatacattctatcaatttagtcttaatttttaaaaaatcacaaaatttaatcttaatatttacacaaaactaatttaaattcaaaacaaTCCCGAATTTAAAACAACTTAAAATCCAACTCGAATAGAGAACTTTCAATTACCTAAACCTAAAGTAATTAGAAGCTGTAGTGTagtaaatagaaattaaaaacagCATTTAAAGACGCtatgtatgtgtatatacatCTTATTGCTAATGTCCAAAGTCGAAATCAAGCCACCGCCGGCCCCGCCACCCTTCGCCGCCCAATTGAAGCGTTGAACCCAAATTCGGAAACAAATATTGACATCGACCGACATTCTTTACATTATTTCAGCTTAAAATATGGTTCCTAAAGAATTGAATAGGTTAAAAGCCATGGGCGAAATTGCACTTGCTTCAGTCTCATTCAAACTGAAACATAACCCATTAGCAACGAATCGATCACCAAAGGGGAAAAAAGCCTAAAAGGGAACCAAAGAGAGCGACATCTTTCAttagctctttttttttcttttcccttttggCACTCATGAAATCAAAGGAATTAACTTcgataataaataaacaaataaagggataaaaagaaaagttaaagacTTTAATTATAGTATCTGATTGtgatataaaaaaaagaagaagtaaatTACACCtcatgttattaaattattagtagatttatgttttggtcacttaattttaaaaagttacaaaatggtcagtgaactatttgaaatatttcatttaagtcactgggttGTTAAAACTGTTCCTATATGGCCTTCTCTATTTGCAGTGCCTACATCAATTAAAATCTCTCTTTCTCCTCCTTTTCTACGGTTCAACTTTTTctttatgaaacaactttaaacgtCACGAATCTatgaaccaaaatccaaataacTTTATTCTCTGATCTTTAACACTGACCGTcaaatcgacttggatctaagttATACTATTCTACTCATCGATGGGTACTAATCcgtgtaagcactaaattttgtcCGGGTTTTGtcgtgtttatatat is a window of Gossypium hirsutum isolate 1008001.06 chromosome D08, Gossypium_hirsutum_v2.1, whole genome shotgun sequence DNA encoding:
- the LOC107940219 gene encoding pyruvate kinase isozyme A, chloroplastic, encoding MSGSFRCSISLSPLHSNEFPRIPVTKPHIHVPVPKPMTVALSKVVSPLRVAAPGVMIEAVGLEVDRVTEAELKENGFRSTRKTKIVCTIGPRTCEFEEIEALAVGGMNVARVNMCHGTREWHRDVIRRVRQLNEEKGFAVAVMMDTEGSEIHMDDLNDVESTKANDGQIWTFTVRAVDQPSRPERTITVNYDGFAEDVKVGDELLVDGGMVTFVVIEKIGPDVICRCTDPGLLLPRANLTFWRNGSLVRERNAMLPTISSKDWLDIDFGIEEGVDFIAVSFVKSAEVIKTLKSYIIDRSPGSQIGIIAKIESIDSLKNLEEIIQVSDGTMVARGDLGAQIPLEQVPSVQHEVIQLCRQLNKPVIVASQLLESMIEYPIPTRAEVADVSEAVGQQADALMLSSESAMGQYPEKALAVLRSVSLRIEKCRREEKHWDVTDLHIVSSSKLDEISEEICNTTSRMANKLKADAIFVYTKTGQTASLLSRNRPDCPIFAFAPSTSIQRCLNLKWGLIPFRLDFSDDMESNLNRTFSLLKARAMIKSGDLIIVVSDVMQSIQAIKVP